The Alnus glutinosa chromosome 1, dhAlnGlut1.1, whole genome shotgun sequence region TCTTTGTAAAGAAGTTCACCAGCTACAGTCAAAACCACAAACAACTGGGTTTCACTTTTCAGTTGCTTCAGGTCAAGGCTAACCATCAAATTCCCCCGGTTTGAACCAATACTAGTGTTTTgcataagagaaatgttattttacatttttagtatatttttgtacatttttttttttccaaattaaccattgaatttgtatgACCCACGTGTAGGTCCTACATATATAatggttattttaaaaagaaaaaaaaaatgtatggaaGGTGTATATATAGGAGCTCTCTTTGCATATAGCGAGAAGAAAATGTATGGTTTTGTCATTTGTGTGGTGTGTTTATTTTGCTTCTCCATAATAGCTTTTCCTTACGAGCAGCCGAGCGTGCACAAATTTCCTTATATGGGTGCAATTGTCAAAACTCCTTACTTATTAATCAAATACATTACTATGCCTATGAGTAATGATatgaatcatatttttatcgTTGTAAATTTCatgaatcttttaaaattacaattggatcaaaatttaatagtgatctatcataaatcttatagtgattttaaaagccacatcaactttGAGATGATAAGAAAAGATGGTCCATGGCATTAATTACTCCATGCATATTTATGGGTTCTGAGTCGATAATTGATTGGAGTATAGAGACACTAATTTCTTTGAGTTATATGCCAAACATAAGGCATTTCTCGTCACTTACGGCTAAGGGACCCAAGAACATAATAAAGTTGCCAAAAGAATGAATAAAACACTGTTAGAAAATGCGAGATGCATGAGGTTAACTACAGGATTGCAAAAAGAGCTTTTGAGATGAGGTGGTTAATTATGTATGCTTCGTTATTGACCGATTTCCATTGGTAGTAATTGATTTCAACATTTCAGAAGAAATAGTCAGATAAATTGTTTGATTATTTCGGTTTTGAAAGTATTTGATTGTCCTATATACGTTCATGTGTGAAGTGGAGTGCGGTTGAAATTAAATCCAAAGTTAAGAAAGTGTATGTCTTAGTTTGAAAACTGGTGTTAGGGTCTGTGTAAGTTATGGATCtggtttcaaagaagaaaattgtTAGCAAAAATGCGGTGTTTACTAAGCCTATATGCTAAGAAAATGTGAGGATAAAACATCAACTAACAATCAGAAAGGGAAACAAGTAGTGGAAGCAAAGTTTAATGACTAAAGTTTACCCATGGATAATAACAATGACGAACAATTTTCAAGAGACTCACAACATAAGAGCTCTATTCTTTAGTAAGAAgtagataaaaatgtgattgaAAAGCACCATAAAAGTATGCATTTGAGAATACGATTTATTTTTGCCTTGGTAGTTGATAGTGGAGATTTATCGTCTGTCCATCATGATATGCCGAAAGAGGTACAGTCATTACAAAAAGGTAAAACATGGGAGTGGGTAGAATTACGCAAGGAAAAGAGGATTACAGTGTGCAAATGGGTCTATAAAAAAAAGAGGCAGATGAGAAATTTTTGTGGCCAATGGAACTGGTAAAGGAGCATGATGTTCTGTTTAAACCACGTCCCATGCTCAAGTTCAAGAGATGCTTGGACTTGAGGATTGTGATTGACCTGAGAGACTTTGGCAGAGACATATGGAGGAGATTCATATTGTTCTGATATGATGAAATTGAAGTCAAAGTAGAAATTTGTTGGGCGCGCAGACTTAAAGTGCATCATGTGGGTCTcgttgctttttcttttttctttttttttaaaaattttttttaaaattttttatttattccttTTGGGTTTTGGATACTTTTCTCTTATGGATGGTGGAAAATTAACAAACAAGTGGTGGGCATGCAGGTAGCGCTGTGAAATGGAAAGAGAAGGTTTGGTCGATCAATTAAAAGTTGGACATTTGGCACGAGGCCTTTAAGGATTGGACCGTCTGTCCTTTAGTTGTCAGGAAATTGTCAAGTTTGGGCTGTTATAGCTAGAGCTACACAGGCCTACACGCTGGACCACGTGATCAGGACATGGGCTTCAGTAGCGCAAGAAtaagaaatagaaattaatgtgcaagatatttttaacaaattattGCAAAAGAGCTAGATGGAaccttagaaaaaaaaaaaaaaaaattagattaatGAATGTTATTCAAGTTATAGTGGTGCATTTGAAGATAGGCTAGGATTGAAATTAATTTGACTCCAATAGAAGAGGACTACTACTGATGTTAAGTGCAGGGTAAATTTCAggctctatttatttttttaattgtagcatcccaaatcttaattaaaaaaaaaagggttgccCAGTTTAATcattttgccatttttttttttgaaaaaaaagaaagaaagaaagaagaagaagcgatAGAAAACATAATAGACTGAAAAACTAAAGATAAAAtgtagaaataataaaataagaagacgagattttacgtggttcggtctatgacctacgttcacaggataaaattcaaaagaactATATTATGCTCTTACTACTTGATGTTTTTATAATATATGatactcttatttataggaCGATAGGAATGTTTGGATAGATAAGTAtatgattataatcaaatcttttaaaagaaaaatatcgtaatataaaatatacaataccaataatatatttcctatattggTACGTaggaaatatattttctaatgAGGAGAAGAAgctatgcaaaaaaaaaaacgtaaaaaaacGTAAGAACATTTTGATTAATTCCTAATAAAGCATAAAAGTTTCATATCCACTATGAAGGAGATGATAATGCAATCTTTCAGGATGAGGCCGACGCACATGCAGCGACTGGGCTTCGTTGTGCCTGAAACAAATGTCAAAAGCAGAAACTGGGAATTCGAGAAAAACACCCCCAAAAAGACACGTGGTGAGAGTTTGTCTTTGTGGACACGTGTTTAGTGGAGTCACAAACCCAGCAACAGAGACGATGGTATgcaatttgagagagagagagaaaggtcaaagaaagtatatatatatgggcctGGATATTTGGGCTGCATCTGGACGAACGCATGCATTCCCATCGCTAGCGGGTGGTGGTTGTACGGACGACCCAATAGGGTTCTCTCTGACTAGGAAGGTCCATGTCCTCTCCCACGTGCAAATCCCCCTCACGTCCACGacttttcaaatgataaagcagCCTCAGCGTAGTTCTGCTTCTGTCACTTGATTTTGTGTACAAAGCGTGTGCAAGAAGAAGCATTATTGTTAGTCTAAAGCCTCAACGTAGTTCTGCCTCTGCCACGTTTTTCCACAATCTCTTAATATGCCAGCTCGAATAGCTGTATACAGCCCCAGGTATATATGTAGCCCTCGTAATTAGTATATATAGTCGCGCGTAATCGCGTATATATACAGCTCCCGGCGAATACTTTTCCACACTCCTATAAACGCAAGAAAACACCATCTCTTCGACACCCCTGACACCCGGACACTCTCTCTTCCCTCTCAAGTATTTCAGCCATGCAGTTCTCTTTGCACTTCATCGCCCTACCAAAAACCTCTAGACTAAAAAATCCCACTGAAATTTACACACCCACAACACCAAAAAACTCAACCCCCTTCCCACTTTTTACATGCAAAATCCTCTTTAATCCTTCCAAGAGATGGAGAACAGGCCCCCTGAAGacaccaccaccgccaccatCACCGCCATCGTTACCGCCGGAACGCAAACCATTGCTCGTACATCAGCCAGTATCCACCCCACAAAAACCTACGTACCCACCTCACTTAAACCCATTGCAAAAGATAGCAGCTTCGGTTCTAGACCTTATAGAGGCCTCATTGATATCGCCACAAGAAAAGAACCATAAACTGCCCAAAACTCTCGACCCGGCGGTTCAGATATCCGGTAACTTCGCCCCGGTTCAAGAGTGCCCGGTTCAGCATGGGCTTGAGGTGGTGGGTCAGATACCGGCATGCCTTCACGGCGTTTACTTGCGGAATGGGTCTAATCCCATGTACGCGTCCTCAGGCGGACATCATTTGTTTGATGGGGACGGTATGATACACGCGGTTTCTTTAGCCTCCGGGAACCAAGCCAGCTACAGCTGTCGGTACACGCGCACAAGCCGTCTTGTGCAAGAAGCCGCTATGGGGAGGCCTGTGTTTCCCAAGTCGATTGGAGAGCTGCATGGCCACTTAGGACTGGCTCGGCTTGCGCTGTTCTTTGCTCGAGCAGGAGCCGGCTTAATCGAGGGCTCACGAGGCACAGGCGTGGCCAACGCAGGGCTTATCTATTTCAATGGCCGATTGTTAGCCATGTCAGAGGACGACCTTCCGTACCATGTTAAGATCAACGGTGATGGTGATCTTGAAACGATCGAACGGTTTAATTTCAACAATCAGCTGGACTGTCCCATGATTGCCCACCCCAAGGTGGATCCCGTAACCGGTGATCTCCATGCACTGAGCTACAACGTGGTGAAAAAACCGTACCTCAAATACTTCAGGTTCGACACGTGCAAAAAAAAGTCACGTGACGTGGAGATCTCACTTCAATGGCCGACAATGGTGCATGACTTTGCGATAACACAGAACTTTGTGATACTCCCGGACCACCAAGTGGTATTCAAGTTATCCGAAATGATTCGGGGTGGGTCTCCGGTGATCTACGACAAGAGCAAGACCTCCCGGTTCGGAGTTTTGCCGAAAACCGACGTCGACGAGTCGAGAATTCAGTGGATTGACGTACCCAATTGCTTTTGCTTCCATTTATGGAATGCTTGGGAGGAAGATTCTGAGACCGCAGACAAGACTATCGTTATTATTGGGTCCTGCATGAGCCCGCCGGACTCGGTATTCAACGAAAGCGAAGTCCCGATACGGAGCGAGTTATCGGAAATCAGGTTGAACATGAGAACCGGGAAGTCCACGCGCCGGGTCCTCGTTTCAGGCATGAACTTGGAAGCAGGGCAAGTGAATAGGCAGCTTCTTGGGCAAAAGACTCGGTACGTATATTTAGCCATAGCGGAGCCGTGGCCCAAGTGTTGTGGCATTGCAAAGGTTGATTTGAGTACTGGTAGCGTTACCAAATATTTGTATGGGACGGAACGGTTTGGGGGGGAGCCGTTTTACGTGCCCAAAAAGACAATACGCAACGGATCAAgtattgatgatgatgatgaagggTTTATAGTGGGGTTTGTGAGGGATGAGAAAAGAGAGAGGTCAGAGATGGTGATAGTGGAAGCTTCAAGCATGAAGCAAGTGGCTACAGTGAGACTGCCTGCTAGGGTTCCTTATGGGTTTCATGGTACATTTGTTAGTGACGAAGATTTGAAGGAGCAGGAACCGTAGCCTAGCTGGGCacgaaaattttattttaagttttttctataaatagttttattaatattatattgctatatatatatatatatatatatttccaagcTTGCTGTCGAAGAAATTTTAGTTTGGTCCAAAGTGATTTTAAAACAATATTCCTTGTCACTAGGGACAAATGATCATTTCCATTGCATCTCCAGAATAAGCCCGTGCTTTAACTTTGGACACGCAGTGagatgtattatatatatatatatatatatatatatatatatcttcataGATATGTACGTATGAACTTTTTATACTAGAAatgtttgttttcaatttcataGATATGTATGAACTTTTTATACTATAgctacaaatttttatttttattttcttgcattttttttttttttatttatttatttatttttttttatcttcgtataaaaatgatacaaatttaCTATCAAATTTATGGAATCACATGGAagatttacaaatttaataataattttttttaaaaaaatttacaagaaaATAACATCAAATACATTTACCTTCCCTATCGTGTCAAAGCCTCCTCCCGTGCAAACAACTGTGTttacatgttttatatatatgtatgaagCCAACTGCGGTAGGTTTTAAGCTCTAGCTGTTGCGATGTTGTtacaataattataattaaagatTTTATAGTAGCTAATTTAGCCAATTAATTTGGTCCGGCGAAACTTTGGTTTTGACCAGAACCAAGACAAGGAAAGGAGGAAAAAGAGTCTTACGTAAGGAAACATGCACGTTTTGTGAGTTTATTGTCTCTCTAAGCTACGGTATTAGGGCTGGTAAAACGGGTTCACGTTTCAGGTTCGGGTCAATTCGCTTGACCCGCCAACTCGTTAAGAGTCAACCTTGACGCGACCCGTTAATTAACATGATCATTTCGTGTCAATCCGTTACTTAAGTAGGTCGTGTTAGGGTCGAAAGAGTTTGACTATTTtagttaaacgggtcgtgtcaggaGTTTAATTAAGAATGAAAGTTTGTAACACCTCGATTCCATATTAAGAAGAGGAATAGCACACATAAagtgtggtttataaagatagtatTTAAGAGTGCTAAGTTTCATATTgcttagttattaggtgaaactgaactttataaataattatagggaaactttaaattgactagtctttttgaagtagagtaatgattcaacatcactcaaagatacaactttttaccactttgcttatgtggcaaggtggtccctcaccttaatttatttttaaaaactaaaaaagtagtGGAAGACCATCTTGctacataggcaaggtggtgaaaaattgtatctttGGATGGTAGTAAATCATTACTCTTTGAAGTATTAACACGTACAAATGTGACCAACGCATTTTTCTATATGATTATAATTTCACTCCCAATTGAAGTCAAAGACTCACAAGTCCTCTTTTTCTACTGATATAGCAGATCGATGCTGTCGATATGTATTGAGAACAAGCAGGAAGATAAGGCGAAGCATCAGTATCAAATGCTCATTGACAAAGGATCAGTCTCTGCTGTTAGCTAGATAACAACTCATTCAGTTGCTGCATTGTGTACGCTGTACGTATTGTTTAACTCtagtttgaattgtaattatCTTTTTGATTCGCACAAAATACTCGAAGCtatcattaatttttatagCCACCTTTACGGTCCATATATTGAATACAGCACAGCAGGAGAGAATTTATCGTGGCCATGCAAATTTTCTTTCAAGTGACCGGGTGCAGGTAGAGACTAGAAACGCTTAACAGCTCTTTGTTTCATCGATCGTGATTCGTGCCTATAATTTGTCAGACTGTAAGACGTATTACTTTCTTTCAAGTGGGTGGGACAGACACTTATTAGCTCTTTGTTTGATTGTTTCATCGATCGTGCCTATTTTTTCAGGCTGTACTAAAAGTCTAAAACGTATGCATTTTTgttccccccctctctctctctacccaTGACCAATGCACGGACTATCAAATTCCCACATTAAATGGTGGGGCCTGTGGATATTTTCATGGGGccaaaatatcacaaatatgGGTAACGACAAATTCTAGAATAGGAGTTACGTACATTCGGTcaatcattcatatatatatatatatatatataaaatgatacAAATACTCCTGCTGCATAAGTTGTGCACTCACAATAGACACACTGAGTCTCACTTCCTTGTGCTTGCTGTGAGTGCACAAGTTGTGCTCGAGGAGTGCAACGATCACTcctctatatatgtatatataaaggtGCTTTTCAAAGCATAGCACTAGAGCAGATGGCATCCCTGATCCTCTTAGATATGTAGCTGCCTATAATCCTAACTAGTTCGAGGGAGATACTGatcatgatcgatcatggtCAGTCGAGCTATCAAAaggaaataatttattttttggcaaGTACAAGGAAATGTTATGGAAATCGAAATGTTCTAGCAATGTTTCTTATGTAATTATTcaaagaaatgctacacattGTCATTGTCAATCCTCACTTTTTGATTTCGATTTTAAACTCACCAATGCATCgtttttaataataaccatttcaaatttaatagtaattttaaaagtcatatataTCAAAGAATCAATCGTTAATCGAGAGTTTCAATTTTAACCAATTTTGACTTAAAACCATATTTCTCTCATTCTATATAAGCTTCATATGCCACGACTTTTTTAAGATGTAGGAGGctatattttattgttatttgagAGGTTTATCATTGTTATTGAGCCTAAACAGCTATCAGAGTTCTGGGTTGCAACGACGTCAGTTGTTAGCAAATGATGTACAAAAAGGCTAAAGGTTTGGAGCTACTGTTGCAAATTAAGGGATATAATACATGTTTATCATTCAAAAATGCTTCgaatgttataatttttatcacaaaattatttataaattgatttgaCAATTAATAAttagtgaaataattaagagaaattgataaatcatattttttgttaattatttcataaattttttatatagagattgtcacatcaatttataaataaccttataataaaagttgtaataccTTTAACACCATGGTCAACAGAATGAGAGGCTTTAATTATCTGATTGCCAGATAGCTAACAATTAGGTGGCCTTTTGCCAATTTATGTTGTCATTATTTGTGGGTTTCTTTCATTAATATgggtataaaaaaaatgttatacaaTCACACGATCGAGGTTAGTACACATTATATATAGAATCCAATCCCAATAGACGCAGTAAAATATTCTTACTAATTCTTCAAGCAATTTGTGCAAGAGGTAATGCATCATGTCATTTACTTAAGtggattcttttttctttttttgagataaaagatgTTTTATAAATGCTCAATCATAAGGATTACAATTAGCTGCTACATGTTGGATAAAAGAGGGGCACTCTTCTACCTAGATGTTATCCAGAATTTGAGAAATAGCACATTTAGCCATTACATGAGCTGCTCGATTTCCCTCCCTACAAACATGAGACACCAAAACAAAGTCGAATTGTGAAAAGCTTTCTTTGATATCATCAATCATTTGCCCGAATGCCCGATTGCAGGAGCCCGAATTATGCAAAGCCGAAACCACCACCATAGAGTCTCCCTCCATTATAATCCTCCTCCCCCCCAATTGCCTACCAAAATCCAGAGCAAACCAAGCTACCACTGTTTCAGCATGATTGGGCTCAATGATATAGGGAATGAGCTTCGACTTCACTGCCATGATACCACCTGCATCATCACGAATGACCACACCTACCCCCATTTTCTTCAAGTCCTTAGCAATAGCCGCGTCCCAATTTATTTTCCAACAACTCAAAGGAGGTT contains the following coding sequences:
- the LOC133858609 gene encoding 9-cis-epoxycarotenoid dioxygenase NCED6, chloroplastic, which translates into the protein MQFSLHFIALPKTSRLKNPTEIYTPTTPKNSTPFPLFTCKILFNPSKRWRTGPLKTPPPPPSPPSLPPERKPLLVHQPVSTPQKPTYPPHLNPLQKIAASVLDLIEASLISPQEKNHKLPKTLDPAVQISGNFAPVQECPVQHGLEVVGQIPACLHGVYLRNGSNPMYASSGGHHLFDGDGMIHAVSLASGNQASYSCRYTRTSRLVQEAAMGRPVFPKSIGELHGHLGLARLALFFARAGAGLIEGSRGTGVANAGLIYFNGRLLAMSEDDLPYHVKINGDGDLETIERFNFNNQLDCPMIAHPKVDPVTGDLHALSYNVVKKPYLKYFRFDTCKKKSRDVEISLQWPTMVHDFAITQNFVILPDHQVVFKLSEMIRGGSPVIYDKSKTSRFGVLPKTDVDESRIQWIDVPNCFCFHLWNAWEEDSETADKTIVIIGSCMSPPDSVFNESEVPIRSELSEIRLNMRTGKSTRRVLVSGMNLEAGQVNRQLLGQKTRYVYLAIAEPWPKCCGIAKVDLSTGSVTKYLYGTERFGGEPFYVPKKTIRNGSSIDDDDEGFIVGFVRDEKRERSEMVIVEASSMKQVATVRLPARVPYGFHGTFVSDEDLKEQEP